In Oryza sativa Japonica Group chromosome 2, ASM3414082v1, the following are encoded in one genomic region:
- the LOC9271361 gene encoding probable protein phosphatase 2C 19 isoform X2: MGNSLPVESKFTDEKENDRIKYVVSSMQGWGEKMEDAHAAILNLDDTMTSFFGVYDGHGGAEVASYCAKRFHIELCNHEDYDSNLSNAMRSAFYSMDEDLQLSDAWRELVIPRNNGWMYFLKAAACTSICKATYTEPAYEGSTACVVVIRGNQLIVGHAGDSRCVLSRNGQASALSVDHKPDSESERERVQNAGGVAVGHSYRKIMGRWVTKKQWGFTDFKGRVSISRSIGDFACKKNERLPPEDQMLTCNPDILTMDITDDMEFLVIATEGLWCNMTNQNVVDHTHDRLLEGAEARVICEELVQFGLPSGDNTTVILVLFKPGAYPAVPPVDTDTDTDSHTGDDVDNNDPANEVDPTANAGSDDSNTSDEVKVDATATAVGSSSTTAVAADEATVVSLSTATITIVDNYFFINTSEEVDPTANAGSDDSNTGDEVKVDATASSGLSDWELIYSEF, translated from the exons ATGGGTAACAGCCTTCCTGTAGAATCAAAGTTCACTGATGAAAAAGAGAATGACAGAATTAAGTATGTTGTGTCGTCTATGCAAGGATGGGGTGAGAAAATGGAAGATGCT CATGCAGCTATTCTAAATCTTGATGATACCATGACGTCATTCTTTGGTGTTTATGATGGCCATGGAG GAGCTGAAGTAGCATCATATTGTGCAAAACGATTTCATATTGAGCTTTGCAATCATGAAGACTACGACAGCAATCTAAGTAATGCGATGAGGAGTGCGTTTTACAG CATGGATGAGGACCTGCAACTGTCCGATGCTTGGAGGGAgttagttattcctcgtaataATGGATGGATGTATTTTCTCAAGGCTGCAGCTTGTACAAGCATTTGCAAG GCAACTTATACTGAGCCAGCATATGAAGGGAGCACAGCATGTGTGGTTGTCATCAGAGGTAACCAATTGATTGTTGGACATGCTGGTGATTCTCGTTGTGTACTCTCAAGAAATGGTCAG GCCAGTGCATTATCCGTCGATCATAAACCAGACAGTGAGTCTGAAAGAGAGAGAGTTCAGAATGCAGGAGGAGTAGCTGTTGGGCATAGTTATCGTAAAATAATGGGGAGgtgggtaaccaagaaacaatggGGCTTTACTGATTTTAAGGGAAGAGTATCAATCTCAAGATCAATTG GGGACTTTGCTTGCAAGAAGAACGAACGTTTACCTCCTGAAGATCAAATGCTGACATGTAATCCGGACATCCTGACT ATGGACATAACTGATGACATGGAGTTTCTTGTGATAGCAACTGAAGGCCTCTG GTGCAACATGACAAATCAAAATGTGGTTGATCACACACATGACCGTCTTTTG GAGGGTGCAGAAGCGCGTGTCATCTGTGAGGAGCTTGTTCAGTTTGGCTTGCCATCGGGCGACAACACGACCGTCATCCTGGTTCTGTTCAAGCCCGGCGCCTACCCTGCTGTTCCGCCGGTCGACACCGACACTGACACTGACAGCCACACCGGCGATGATGTCGACAACAACGACCCCGCCAACGAGGTTGATCCCACTGCCAATGCCGGGTCTGATGACAGCAACACCAGCGATGAGGTCAAGGTCGACGCCACTGCCACTGCCGTCGGCAGCAGCAGTACCACCGCCGTGGCTGCCGACGAAGCCACCGTGGTGTCGTTGTCGACTGCAACCATCACCATTGTGGACAACTACTTCTTCATTAACACCAGCGAGGAGGTTGATCCCACTGCCAATGCCGGGTCTGACGACAGCAacaccggcgacgaggtcaaGGTCGACGCCACTGCCAGTTCCGGTCTTTCCGATTGGGAACTTATatattctgaattctga
- the LOC9271361 gene encoding probable protein phosphatase 2C 19 isoform X1, which produces MGALLERWISREGRTDGGDTSVQGERSVGTTSHRMGALLDVGSAVDDPAKQRSAMGNSLPVESKFTDEKENDRIKYVVSSMQGWGEKMEDAHAAILNLDDTMTSFFGVYDGHGGAEVASYCAKRFHIELCNHEDYDSNLSNAMRSAFYSMDEDLQLSDAWRELVIPRNNGWMYFLKAAACTSICKATYTEPAYEGSTACVVVIRGNQLIVGHAGDSRCVLSRNGQASALSVDHKPDSESERERVQNAGGVAVGHSYRKIMGRWVTKKQWGFTDFKGRVSISRSIGDFACKKNERLPPEDQMLTCNPDILTMDITDDMEFLVIATEGLWCNMTNQNVVDHTHDRLLEGAEARVICEELVQFGLPSGDNTTVILVLFKPGAYPAVPPVDTDTDTDSHTGDDVDNNDPANEVDPTANAGSDDSNTSDEVKVDATATAVGSSSTTAVAADEATVVSLSTATITIVDNYFFINTSEEVDPTANAGSDDSNTGDEVKVDATASSGLSDWELIYSEF; this is translated from the exons ATGGGGGCACTCCTCGAGCGTTGGATCAGCCGCGAGGGACGAACCGACGGAGGAGATACGTCCGTGCAGGGGGAGCGATCTGTGGGGACCACCAGCCACAGGATGGGGGCACTCCTCGACGTTGGATCAGCCGTCGACGATCCAG CAAAACAAAGGTCTGCTATGGGTAACAGCCTTCCTGTAGAATCAAAGTTCACTGATGAAAAAGAGAATGACAGAATTAAGTATGTTGTGTCGTCTATGCAAGGATGGGGTGAGAAAATGGAAGATGCT CATGCAGCTATTCTAAATCTTGATGATACCATGACGTCATTCTTTGGTGTTTATGATGGCCATGGAG GAGCTGAAGTAGCATCATATTGTGCAAAACGATTTCATATTGAGCTTTGCAATCATGAAGACTACGACAGCAATCTAAGTAATGCGATGAGGAGTGCGTTTTACAG CATGGATGAGGACCTGCAACTGTCCGATGCTTGGAGGGAgttagttattcctcgtaataATGGATGGATGTATTTTCTCAAGGCTGCAGCTTGTACAAGCATTTGCAAG GCAACTTATACTGAGCCAGCATATGAAGGGAGCACAGCATGTGTGGTTGTCATCAGAGGTAACCAATTGATTGTTGGACATGCTGGTGATTCTCGTTGTGTACTCTCAAGAAATGGTCAG GCCAGTGCATTATCCGTCGATCATAAACCAGACAGTGAGTCTGAAAGAGAGAGAGTTCAGAATGCAGGAGGAGTAGCTGTTGGGCATAGTTATCGTAAAATAATGGGGAGgtgggtaaccaagaaacaatggGGCTTTACTGATTTTAAGGGAAGAGTATCAATCTCAAGATCAATTG GGGACTTTGCTTGCAAGAAGAACGAACGTTTACCTCCTGAAGATCAAATGCTGACATGTAATCCGGACATCCTGACT ATGGACATAACTGATGACATGGAGTTTCTTGTGATAGCAACTGAAGGCCTCTG GTGCAACATGACAAATCAAAATGTGGTTGATCACACACATGACCGTCTTTTG GAGGGTGCAGAAGCGCGTGTCATCTGTGAGGAGCTTGTTCAGTTTGGCTTGCCATCGGGCGACAACACGACCGTCATCCTGGTTCTGTTCAAGCCCGGCGCCTACCCTGCTGTTCCGCCGGTCGACACCGACACTGACACTGACAGCCACACCGGCGATGATGTCGACAACAACGACCCCGCCAACGAGGTTGATCCCACTGCCAATGCCGGGTCTGATGACAGCAACACCAGCGATGAGGTCAAGGTCGACGCCACTGCCACTGCCGTCGGCAGCAGCAGTACCACCGCCGTGGCTGCCGACGAAGCCACCGTGGTGTCGTTGTCGACTGCAACCATCACCATTGTGGACAACTACTTCTTCATTAACACCAGCGAGGAGGTTGATCCCACTGCCAATGCCGGGTCTGACGACAGCAacaccggcgacgaggtcaaGGTCGACGCCACTGCCAGTTCCGGTCTTTCCGATTGGGAACTTATatattctgaattctga